A DNA window from Cobetia marina contains the following coding sequences:
- a CDS encoding O-antigen ligase family protein: protein MQPVKCWYSIDDRLGARWLAYIGIISLLLYAALQFVLPNTQEVMERVLAFSGLVAFCVYGKGLRKAPLLLLLGFLCVQLFSWSLGLWQYPQWAIDDPRLQDLAKLFIFISVAWWLNGSTRNTLIVWGLAVGGVLVTTLFAPGDDGWLTGFTGERVGFGIRNNQHASMLFGVSLLGLLCFARRFWSDGNARYLRIALWCLAMVMVVTGIAVGQTRAVWLSATIASGIGLILWVIKSVLEGRTRHLTKYLVTISLSIVIGAGVLVSTLGDSLNHRFHKESSVISQLVDGEITEVPYTSIGIRINSWIAASQWIAERPMTGWGPEGRQLVMSKTTWLPDWVLAKYGHLHNYFLETWVEYGIVGLVAMSLLAFWIGRATWLAWRGNAMPDDIACFGLMFFIYWMIISNFESYNSFPTGLFVHNLIVGGLITHYWRWRLSHQTA from the coding sequence ATGCAACCTGTAAAGTGTTGGTATTCGATTGATGATCGTCTCGGAGCTCGTTGGCTGGCTTATATAGGCATCATATCGTTATTATTATATGCCGCTTTACAATTTGTCTTGCCAAACACTCAAGAAGTGATGGAACGAGTCTTGGCATTTTCGGGGCTTGTCGCATTCTGTGTATACGGTAAAGGCTTGCGCAAGGCCCCCCTCTTACTATTGCTGGGGTTTCTCTGCGTACAATTGTTTTCCTGGAGCCTGGGATTATGGCAGTACCCGCAATGGGCGATAGATGACCCAAGGCTCCAGGATCTGGCCAAATTGTTTATCTTCATCAGTGTGGCGTGGTGGTTGAACGGAAGTACACGAAATACTCTCATCGTGTGGGGACTGGCAGTCGGCGGGGTCTTGGTCACGACGCTATTTGCACCAGGTGACGACGGATGGCTCACCGGGTTTACTGGGGAAAGAGTGGGATTCGGAATCCGTAATAACCAGCATGCATCCATGTTGTTTGGGGTTTCGCTATTGGGTTTGCTCTGTTTTGCTCGTCGCTTTTGGAGCGACGGTAACGCGCGGTATTTGAGAATAGCGCTTTGGTGCCTGGCGATGGTGATGGTGGTGACTGGCATCGCCGTTGGTCAGACAAGAGCCGTCTGGCTCAGTGCAACGATTGCGAGTGGCATCGGTCTGATACTCTGGGTTATCAAGTCCGTACTGGAGGGTAGAACCAGACATTTGACAAAGTATCTCGTCACAATTTCATTATCCATAGTAATCGGGGCAGGGGTACTGGTCTCTACACTGGGAGACTCTCTCAATCATCGCTTCCATAAAGAGAGCAGTGTGATATCTCAGTTGGTAGATGGCGAAATCACGGAAGTTCCTTATACAAGCATCGGCATTCGTATCAATAGCTGGATCGCGGCGAGCCAGTGGATTGCGGAACGCCCGATGACAGGGTGGGGACCTGAAGGGCGTCAGTTGGTCATGTCGAAAACGACCTGGCTGCCAGATTGGGTACTGGCAAAATATGGCCACCTGCATAATTACTTCCTTGAAACCTGGGTCGAATATGGGATTGTTGGACTTGTCGCGATGTCTCTATTGGCATTCTGGATTGGCCGTGCCACCTGGCTCGCGTGGCGGGGTAATGCGATGCCTGATGACATTGCCTGCTTCGGCCTGATGTTCTTCATCTATTGGATGATAATCAGTAACTTTGAATCCTATAATTCATTCCCGACAGGCCTGTTTGTCCATAATCTGATTGTCGGTGGTTTGATCACGCATTATTGGCGTTGGCGTTTAAGTCACCAGACTGCGTAA
- a CDS encoding CDP-glycerol glycerophosphotransferase family protein → MKGILRKIGKHKLLPVVFSVISLLVGSMVTGSVTSFTIAIFALVCGLQFLTGKSAKLEYYLSGLEVKVASNENSIGKYGQKINFAASLVPLLTSQLGLYVLPIVLLYIVTSLIVAWPVILKLFNRKKIRAYAVKVLETKRPTVAVYVTGMKGVAYQINQWLPVLEKLDQPVIIILREADIFSGMLPTDILTVTARTQIDLEAILGGATSVKKVLYPANTMKNVQALRYHHLDHIFINHGESDKAVNQSKLLMAYDYLFVAGPLSEERLRAAGLPLREGQVLHVGRPQAEMALKYQKEINRINTILYAPTWEGHVKKVDYSSIGELGYKLCKEIIEHDSFSLIFKPHPYTGSISSTHKYWLSKILKLCEDHGVEVLDENNSLHCAMNSSDILVCDISSVLNEYLVTGKPIILCNTQSLDFEQLHSEYPSAAAASLVNVESNIVDVIQLIEREDPLQASRQRLRVSSLGDRIDDPLSMFKSLL, encoded by the coding sequence ATGAAAGGCATCTTGCGCAAGATAGGTAAGCATAAGTTATTGCCAGTCGTATTTTCCGTTATTTCGCTTCTGGTTGGTAGTATGGTAACCGGTTCTGTCACTTCATTCACGATAGCCATATTTGCACTAGTATGCGGGTTGCAATTCCTGACGGGAAAATCAGCAAAGCTAGAGTATTATCTGTCTGGCTTGGAAGTCAAAGTGGCTTCCAATGAAAACTCTATTGGTAAATACGGGCAGAAAATCAATTTTGCTGCCTCACTTGTACCGTTATTGACAAGTCAATTGGGTTTATATGTACTCCCTATAGTACTACTATATATCGTGACTTCGCTGATTGTCGCATGGCCGGTCATCCTCAAATTATTCAATAGAAAAAAGATAAGAGCGTATGCCGTGAAGGTGCTTGAGACAAAGCGTCCGACCGTCGCCGTGTACGTAACTGGAATGAAGGGGGTCGCATATCAAATCAACCAATGGCTTCCTGTATTGGAAAAGCTGGATCAGCCAGTGATTATCATACTTCGTGAGGCTGATATTTTCTCAGGGATGCTGCCTACGGATATTCTTACAGTAACGGCTAGAACACAGATCGATCTTGAGGCCATATTGGGCGGGGCTACCTCCGTAAAGAAAGTATTATATCCCGCCAATACGATGAAAAATGTGCAAGCATTGCGTTATCACCACCTGGATCATATTTTCATTAATCATGGTGAGAGTGATAAAGCCGTTAACCAAAGCAAATTGCTGATGGCCTATGATTATCTGTTTGTGGCTGGCCCTCTCTCGGAAGAGCGTTTGAGAGCTGCAGGGCTTCCGCTGAGAGAAGGGCAGGTGTTACATGTTGGACGTCCTCAAGCGGAAATGGCGCTGAAATATCAAAAGGAGATAAATAGAATAAACACTATTCTGTATGCTCCTACTTGGGAAGGGCATGTCAAGAAAGTTGATTACAGCTCCATTGGAGAATTAGGTTACAAGTTATGTAAAGAAATTATAGAGCATGATAGTTTTTCACTAATATTCAAGCCTCATCCTTATACTGGTAGTATAAGCAGTACTCATAAGTATTGGTTAAGCAAGATCCTGAAGTTGTGCGAAGATCATGGTGTTGAAGTGCTGGATGAAAATAACTCACTGCATTGCGCAATGAACTCAAGCGATATATTGGTGTGTGATATTTCAAGCGTATTGAATGAATATCTTGTTACAGGGAAACCTATCATTCTTTGTAATACCCAATCACTTGATTTTGAACAATTGCATTCAGAGTATCCTTCTGCTGCGGCAGCTAGCCTTGTCAATGTAGAAAGTAATATTGTAGATGTCATACAACTGATTGAAAGAGAAGATCCACTCCAAGCATCAAGACAGAGGTTGAGAGTTTCTTCCTTGGGTGATCGGATAGATGATCCTTTGAGTATGTTCAAGTCACTACTATAG
- a CDS encoding CDP-glycerol glycerophosphotransferase family protein, whose amino-acid sequence MNQVSYTVSSPASAMDDIEDIIVATYDSNVLVISDRTHSRFISLNIDKLLGVDKIAFKVRLKQNEMNKILLVQELPATDEILIVYSNKHSLSCLRKANKGNHPLKQFVKVKFKILNLYVSKNKVALTYVAFISNPYNLNISNTRIYLDDNNVLPVEIPVGKSFVKSKLKLLSLVKIAKFGMPSLLKGGEPPINSQVKMALDIDGDTAVYPSQTLKIHKQKNRRLYSVPVSTCYTENFAVHFRRTYNGTPTLVRRQKNAIEDDFKFRLFESRPISFLLYHMGRFSRSISDVNHNIYFEKYACKAEEGAYNLFCKTTNSKNSKNYYVIDEESDDYADIKHNDKVLKKYSYSYYWHLFRANYFISTEAPAHVNLLRSNNKYVRRKLITTPFVFLQHGITYLKNHDRKGVYAKNREAEPAYMVVSSEKEKKVVSEMLRLPEDRLLNVGMPAFDDVEYSSINDLTDDVLTIMLTWKPYEEHLNDFTATSYYRNTVAVAHLLKAKLPALNIRVVAHPKVYDALCRTDLKDQLWVGKISDALKDTKLLITDYSSVCYNSFYRGAGVIFFQPDIVDYERETGPLVPQEHEYIGYRSYSIEGLNEIIDSAISNNKINLSYVRTTEHEFRYKEINQFSDGNNIDRLFSALTSLKII is encoded by the coding sequence ATGAACCAGGTATCGTATACTGTATCCTCTCCCGCTTCTGCAATGGATGATATTGAAGACATTATTGTTGCGACCTATGACAGTAATGTTTTGGTCATAAGTGATCGAACTCACTCAAGGTTTATATCCTTGAATATAGATAAACTGTTGGGGGTTGATAAGATAGCATTCAAGGTTCGACTGAAGCAAAATGAGATGAATAAGATATTATTGGTACAGGAGCTGCCTGCTACTGATGAGATCTTGATCGTTTATTCTAACAAGCACTCATTGAGTTGCCTGAGAAAAGCCAATAAAGGTAATCACCCATTAAAGCAGTTTGTGAAGGTCAAGTTTAAGATTCTAAATCTATATGTAAGTAAGAATAAGGTTGCGTTGACTTACGTTGCATTTATTTCAAATCCATACAATTTGAATATTTCGAATACAAGAATCTATCTTGACGATAATAATGTACTTCCTGTGGAGATTCCGGTTGGGAAGTCATTTGTAAAATCCAAGCTTAAATTGTTGAGTTTGGTGAAGATAGCCAAGTTTGGAATGCCAAGTTTATTGAAAGGTGGAGAGCCACCTATCAATAGCCAAGTTAAAATGGCACTCGATATTGACGGTGACACTGCAGTCTATCCTTCACAGACCCTAAAGATACATAAACAAAAAAACAGAAGATTGTACAGTGTGCCTGTTTCAACATGCTACACTGAAAATTTTGCAGTTCACTTTAGACGTACTTATAATGGGACACCGACCCTGGTAAGACGCCAAAAAAATGCAATTGAGGATGATTTCAAATTCAGGTTATTCGAATCGAGACCAATTAGCTTCTTGCTGTATCATATGGGCAGATTTTCCAGGTCCATTAGTGATGTGAATCATAATATCTACTTTGAGAAATATGCTTGTAAAGCAGAGGAGGGTGCTTATAATCTTTTCTGCAAAACAACAAACAGTAAAAATTCTAAGAATTACTATGTCATTGACGAAGAGTCAGATGATTATGCTGATATCAAACATAATGACAAGGTATTGAAGAAGTATTCTTATAGCTATTACTGGCACTTGTTTAGAGCAAATTATTTTATCTCTACTGAAGCTCCAGCTCACGTAAATTTATTGAGAAGTAATAACAAGTATGTAAGAAGAAAGTTGATAACAACACCGTTTGTCTTCTTGCAGCATGGAATTACATATTTGAAGAACCACGATAGAAAGGGGGTTTACGCGAAAAATAGAGAAGCAGAGCCAGCTTATATGGTAGTGAGTAGTGAAAAAGAAAAAAAAGTCGTCTCAGAAATGTTGCGCCTTCCTGAAGATAGATTATTGAATGTTGGTATGCCTGCATTTGATGATGTTGAGTATTCAAGTATCAACGATCTTACTGATGATGTTTTGACTATCATGTTGACTTGGAAACCATATGAAGAGCATTTGAATGATTTCACGGCGACAAGTTATTACCGTAATACTGTTGCAGTCGCTCATCTGCTAAAAGCAAAGTTACCTGCACTCAATATTCGAGTAGTTGCTCATCCGAAAGTATATGATGCTTTATGTCGCACAGATTTAAAGGATCAGCTATGGGTGGGTAAAATTTCTGATGCCCTGAAAGATACTAAGCTACTAATCACTGACTATTCTTCAGTCTGCTATAATTCATTTTACCGCGGCGCAGGTGTAATTTTCTTTCAACCAGATATTGTAGATTATGAACGCGAAACAGGCCCTTTGGTACCGCAGGAACATGAATATATCGGTTATAGAAGTTATTCTATTGAGGGGCTTAATGAAATTATCGATAGTGCGATATCTAACAATAAAATAAACCTTTCCTATGTACGAACTACTGAGCACGAGTTTAGATATAAAGAGATCAATCAGTTTAGCGATGGCAACAATATCGATAGGCTGTTTAGTGCCCTTACTTCACTCAAGATTATTTGA
- a CDS encoding adenylyltransferase/cytidyltransferase family protein → MKHNPIDISHESVKTVITYGTFDMFHIGHLNLLKRLSERGDRLIVGVSTDEFNLLKGKKTLIPYDQRAKIVEAIDCVDLVIPENDWEQKVRDVKEYNVDTFAIGEDWKGEFDFLQEYCEVLYMERTKDISTTDLKRSLKRFLSIPHEDLIKAFEVLELLRRDLE, encoded by the coding sequence ATGAAGCATAACCCAATAGATATTTCACATGAGAGTGTGAAAACGGTTATTACCTATGGCACGTTTGATATGTTCCATATCGGGCATCTCAATCTCCTGAAGCGTCTCAGTGAGAGAGGTGATCGTCTGATAGTCGGTGTGTCAACTGATGAGTTCAACTTGCTGAAAGGCAAGAAGACACTGATTCCCTACGATCAGCGTGCCAAGATCGTGGAAGCGATCGATTGTGTAGATCTCGTGATTCCTGAAAACGACTGGGAGCAAAAAGTACGCGACGTCAAGGAATATAATGTCGATACTTTCGCAATAGGGGAAGATTGGAAAGGGGAGTTCGACTTTCTGCAGGAATATTGTGAAGTGCTGTATATGGAGCGCACCAAGGATATATCCACGACGGATCTGAAACGCTCACTGAAGCGGTTCTTGTCAATTCCTCATGAAGATCTCATCAAGGCTTTCGAAGTCTTGGAATTGCTCCGTAGAGATCTTGAATAA
- a CDS encoding undecaprenyl-phosphate glucose phosphotransferase: MYTTELVRLVDFCIIFLAGFSAHWFHFGGLDVSERYGWGMLLGGILALLVLPHFNIYRSWRGQVRFRLVFQIMAGYMMLGGLLALVMFMTKTGDKFSRLWVGYWMVSATTYSILIRAIAYPVLNHLRAKGKNRKSVLLIGDALTCVGAVRQLAKIPTAGFDVERVILTGGIEHWGWSAIEPERYQPDQQIVHQEQEVWICLPLTQGNLVRDIQSELSLTTCNVRYMPDMRDFRLINHDVSDVAGLFMLDLSCSRMSLGAKLLKWIEDRLLSLIIVILLSPLLALIALLVKCTSAGPVFYTQERVGLNGKPFKMLKFRSMPVDSEKGGVQWGNAQAKRTTLVGRFLRKTSLDELPQFLNVLKGDMSIVGPRPERTIFVEKLRHEIPGYMQKHMVKAGITGWAQINGWRGDTDLAKRIECDLWYVEHWSLWLDLRIIMLTLFKGLIHKHAY, encoded by the coding sequence ATGTATACCACTGAATTGGTACGCCTGGTCGATTTCTGTATTATCTTTCTGGCAGGGTTCAGTGCACACTGGTTCCATTTTGGGGGACTGGATGTTTCCGAGAGATATGGTTGGGGCATGTTGCTGGGGGGGATATTAGCTCTTCTGGTACTGCCGCATTTCAATATCTATCGTTCCTGGAGAGGACAAGTCCGCTTCCGCCTGGTATTCCAGATCATGGCCGGATACATGATGTTGGGAGGGCTGTTGGCGCTGGTCATGTTCATGACCAAGACAGGTGACAAGTTCTCCCGGCTGTGGGTTGGCTATTGGATGGTAAGTGCTACGACATACTCCATCCTGATTCGTGCGATTGCTTATCCTGTTCTCAACCATCTGCGAGCCAAGGGCAAGAACCGCAAAAGCGTCCTCTTGATTGGTGATGCCTTGACCTGTGTTGGTGCAGTGCGTCAGCTGGCCAAGATCCCGACAGCAGGCTTTGATGTAGAACGAGTCATCTTGACTGGGGGGATTGAGCATTGGGGGTGGAGCGCAATTGAGCCAGAGCGCTACCAGCCTGACCAACAGATCGTCCATCAGGAGCAGGAAGTCTGGATCTGTCTCCCATTGACGCAAGGTAACCTGGTTCGTGATATCCAGTCAGAGTTGAGCCTGACGACCTGCAATGTGCGTTACATGCCCGATATGCGTGATTTTCGCCTTATCAACCATGATGTATCAGATGTTGCCGGTCTGTTCATGCTTGATCTGAGTTGCAGTCGCATGTCGCTGGGGGCAAAGCTTCTCAAGTGGATCGAGGATCGCCTGCTGTCATTGATCATCGTGATTCTGCTGTCACCTTTATTGGCGCTTATCGCGCTATTGGTGAAATGTACCTCTGCGGGCCCGGTGTTCTATACCCAGGAAAGGGTCGGGTTGAACGGAAAGCCCTTCAAGATGCTGAAATTCCGCTCGATGCCAGTCGACAGTGAAAAGGGTGGGGTGCAGTGGGGAAATGCCCAGGCGAAACGAACTACCCTTGTGGGCAGGTTCCTTCGCAAGACCAGCCTGGATGAGTTGCCGCAGTTCCTCAACGTGCTCAAAGGTGACATGTCAATCGTGGGGCCGCGTCCGGAACGCACGATCTTCGTCGAAAAACTTCGTCACGAAATTCCTGGTTATATGCAAAAGCACATGGTCAAGGCCGGTATCACGGGCTGGGCACAGATCAATGGTTGGCGAGGCGATACGGACCTGGCCAAGCGAATTGAATGCGACCTGTGGTATGTAGAGCATTGGTCATTATGGCTGGACTTACGTATCATCATGCTGACTCTCTTCAAGGGTTTGATCCATAAACATGCGTACTGA
- a CDS encoding aldehyde dehydrogenase (NADP(+)), which yields MTLNGHQLIGQRSFAAKGEAIHAINPATAERLAPGYPGANAGDVEDACRLAGQAFDAYRATTPEERAIFLETIAEEIEALGDTLTQRGMQETGLPEARLNGERGRTCGQLKLFAKVLRRGEWQDVRVDPALPERTPLPRADLRQRQIPLGPVAVFGASNFPLAFSVAGGDTASALAAGCPVVVKGHSAHPGTSELVGQAVARAAQRCQMPEGVFSLLFGPGNEVGQALVKHPEIQAVGFTGSRSGGTALLTLAQSRPQPIPVYAEMSSINPVILMPAALEARAELLGEAFVGSLNMGAGQFCTNPGLVLAVKGAALERFKQAAIPAIQASPVQTMLTPGIHKAYAQGVASLSEQPGITCLASGESDSPIASPCQTQLFSTQASDFLANEAMQAEVFGSSSLIIECVDLAQLKQVCSALEGQLTATLHLDEADHTAACHLLPVLERRAGRILVNGWPTGVEVCDAMVHGGPWPATSDSRTTSVGTAAIHRFLRPVCYQDLPDALLPPELKHAPAEGISRLVSGEREVMR from the coding sequence ATGACACTCAACGGCCATCAGCTCATCGGACAGCGCAGCTTCGCCGCCAAGGGCGAGGCGATCCACGCCATCAATCCGGCCACCGCAGAGCGCCTGGCACCCGGCTACCCGGGGGCCAATGCAGGGGATGTGGAAGACGCCTGCCGACTGGCCGGCCAGGCCTTTGATGCCTATCGCGCCACGACGCCAGAAGAAAGAGCCATCTTCCTCGAGACCATCGCTGAGGAGATCGAGGCACTCGGCGATACCCTGACCCAGCGCGGAATGCAGGAAACCGGCCTGCCTGAGGCACGCCTTAACGGTGAACGCGGTCGCACCTGTGGCCAGCTCAAGCTCTTTGCCAAGGTGCTGCGTCGCGGTGAGTGGCAGGATGTGCGCGTCGATCCTGCACTGCCGGAGCGCACTCCCCTGCCGCGGGCAGACCTTCGCCAGCGTCAGATCCCGCTTGGCCCGGTCGCCGTCTTCGGTGCCAGCAACTTCCCGCTGGCCTTCTCGGTGGCCGGCGGCGATACCGCCTCCGCACTGGCTGCAGGCTGTCCGGTCGTGGTCAAGGGACACTCGGCCCACCCGGGTACCTCGGAACTGGTCGGTCAGGCCGTCGCTCGCGCCGCCCAGCGTTGTCAGATGCCGGAAGGCGTCTTCTCGTTGCTGTTCGGCCCCGGCAATGAGGTCGGTCAGGCACTGGTCAAGCATCCCGAGATCCAGGCGGTCGGCTTTACCGGCTCGCGCAGTGGGGGCACCGCCCTGCTGACGCTTGCCCAATCGCGTCCGCAGCCGATTCCAGTCTACGCCGAAATGAGCAGCATCAACCCGGTCATCCTGATGCCAGCGGCCCTGGAAGCCCGCGCCGAATTGCTGGGCGAGGCCTTCGTCGGCTCGCTCAACATGGGCGCCGGGCAGTTCTGCACCAACCCGGGCCTGGTATTGGCAGTGAAAGGCGCAGCGCTGGAACGCTTCAAGCAGGCGGCCATCCCTGCCATCCAGGCAAGCCCGGTGCAGACCATGCTGACACCCGGCATCCACAAGGCCTATGCCCAAGGCGTCGCGAGCCTGTCCGAACAGCCAGGCATCACCTGTCTGGCCAGCGGTGAAAGCGACTCCCCCATCGCCAGCCCGTGTCAGACACAGCTGTTCAGCACCCAGGCGAGTGACTTTCTTGCCAATGAGGCCATGCAGGCGGAAGTCTTCGGCTCAAGTTCGCTGATCATCGAATGCGTGGATCTCGCTCAGCTCAAGCAGGTCTGCAGTGCACTCGAAGGCCAGCTGACCGCCACGCTGCATCTCGATGAGGCAGATCACACCGCGGCCTGCCACTTGCTACCAGTGCTGGAGCGTCGTGCAGGCCGCATCCTCGTCAATGGCTGGCCGACAGGGGTCGAAGTCTGTGACGCCATGGTGCACGGCGGCCCCTGGCCGGCCACCTCCGACAGCCGCACCACCTCGGTCGGCACCGCCGCCATTCACCGCTTCCTGCGTCCGGTCTGCTATCAGGACCTGCCGGATGCCCTGCTCCCGCCGGAGCTCAAGCATGCTCCAGCAGAAGGCATTAGCCGACTGGTGAGTGGGGAGCGGGAGGTCATGCGATGA
- a CDS encoding amidohydrolase family protein codes for MTDTPIQREPSQSQPLIDAHHHLWALDGQVAYPWLEDSPVENFFLGDYAAIRQPFQVADLKRLVPEGFELVGSVHCEAEASRPQAEKETRWITEQAAIHGLPSAHVGWAAFGTEACAEQLDAQCDSALFRGVRAKPVTAATPQTRQSVTGTSGSLQDPRWCEGLALLKARDLSWDLRVPAWHLEEAATTLQDYPGLRVMLNHSGLPWDRTPEGLAQWRAGMRALSENPNVAVKLSELGTPWHAWDTSANHELLCEVLDVFGPRRCLFASNFPVSGLKVSYGDWLSLVTGAIAQTASHDQRQIAFDQVLHDNAIHWYRLPIAAITHDARPTQHARQEAP; via the coding sequence ATGACGGATACCCCAATACAGCGCGAACCTTCACAAAGCCAGCCACTGATCGATGCGCACCACCATCTCTGGGCGCTGGATGGCCAGGTGGCGTATCCCTGGCTGGAAGACTCGCCGGTGGAGAACTTCTTTCTCGGCGATTACGCCGCGATCCGCCAGCCCTTTCAGGTCGCGGATCTCAAGCGTCTGGTGCCTGAGGGCTTCGAACTGGTAGGCAGCGTGCATTGCGAAGCCGAAGCGTCACGCCCACAGGCTGAGAAAGAGACGCGATGGATTACCGAGCAAGCAGCCATTCATGGCCTGCCGAGTGCGCATGTCGGCTGGGCGGCCTTCGGCACTGAGGCGTGCGCCGAACAGCTGGACGCGCAATGTGACTCAGCGCTGTTTCGTGGCGTGCGTGCCAAGCCGGTCACCGCCGCCACACCTCAGACCCGCCAGTCGGTAACGGGAACCAGCGGCAGTCTGCAGGACCCACGCTGGTGCGAGGGACTGGCGCTGCTCAAAGCGCGTGACCTGAGCTGGGACCTGCGCGTGCCCGCCTGGCATCTCGAAGAGGCGGCCACGACGCTTCAGGACTACCCCGGCTTGCGCGTCATGCTCAATCACAGCGGCCTGCCGTGGGATCGCACGCCGGAAGGCCTCGCCCAGTGGCGCGCAGGCATGCGGGCGCTTTCTGAGAACCCGAATGTCGCCGTCAAGCTCTCGGAACTGGGCACGCCCTGGCATGCCTGGGATACCAGCGCCAATCACGAGCTGCTCTGCGAGGTACTGGACGTCTTCGGCCCCCGTCGCTGCCTGTTCGCCAGCAACTTCCCGGTCTCCGGCCTCAAGGTCAGCTATGGCGACTGGCTATCACTGGTGACCGGTGCCATTGCGCAGACGGCGTCTCACGACCAACGCCAGATCGCGTTCGACCAGGTTCTGCACGACAACGCCATTCACTGGTATCGGCTGCCGATTGCCGCTATCACCCACGATGCCAGACCCACCCAACATGCCAGACAGGAGGCACCATGA
- a CDS encoding YncE family protein, whose protein sequence is MSRDVLLLNQKCAHTLSLYDATSGEELNHLRLPDYPHEFVVDSTGRYAFVGHYGILGADCIGDQGGCSVFVVDLETFTLVNTLSTWPYYRIHGLGIDEQDRLYAMSEGHNTLLLFNTPLTQTTPDLAVSSGGYKTHLFALTKAGDWAYGINLLSNTITKFKPHDATFAPIAMIPGRKPEGNSLSADGRTLFISNRDDDSIVAVDTESMTVRASATTGRDPNRIYRDPRGRLITTNYGESSLSLFDETLAPLGTIQLEAVPIAMSFHPDGEQAFVSLKGDRIAVLDLESGQVRRSFATRAEPDVSCLLVRDH, encoded by the coding sequence ATGTCCCGAGATGTTCTGCTGCTCAACCAGAAATGCGCGCACACCCTGAGCCTTTACGATGCCACCAGCGGCGAGGAGCTCAACCATCTGCGCCTGCCGGACTACCCGCATGAGTTCGTGGTGGATTCCACCGGCCGCTACGCCTTCGTGGGCCACTACGGCATCCTCGGCGCCGACTGCATCGGCGATCAGGGCGGCTGCTCGGTGTTCGTGGTCGATCTCGAGACCTTCACGCTGGTCAACACGCTCAGCACCTGGCCGTACTACCGCATCCATGGGCTGGGCATCGATGAGCAGGATCGTCTGTATGCGATGAGCGAGGGCCACAACACCCTCTTGCTGTTCAACACGCCCCTGACCCAGACCACGCCAGACCTGGCCGTGTCCTCCGGGGGCTACAAGACTCACCTGTTCGCGCTCACCAAGGCAGGCGACTGGGCCTACGGCATCAACCTGCTCAGCAACACCATCACCAAGTTCAAGCCGCACGATGCCACCTTCGCGCCCATCGCGATGATTCCGGGCCGCAAGCCGGAAGGCAACAGCCTGTCCGCCGATGGCCGCACCCTGTTCATCAGCAATCGCGATGACGACAGCATCGTGGCGGTGGATACCGAATCGATGACCGTGCGCGCCTCGGCGACCACGGGACGTGACCCCAATCGCATCTACCGTGACCCCAGGGGCCGCCTGATCACCACCAACTACGGCGAAAGCTCGCTGTCATTGTTCGATGAAACGCTGGCACCGCTGGGCACCATCCAGCTTGAGGCGGTTCCCATCGCGATGAGCTTTCATCCGGATGGCGAGCAGGCCTTCGTCTCGCTCAAGGGGGATCGCATCGCGGTGCTGGATCTGGAGAGCGGTCAGGTACGCCGAAGCTTCGCGACGCGCGCCGAGCCGGACGTGTCTTGCTTGTTGGTGCGTGACCACTGA